The following coding sequences are from one Hymenobacter sp. DG25A window:
- a CDS encoding alpha/beta hydrolase family protein, with protein sequence MTAASHPARPVRLDFILTAPHHTRSFAADARYVPTGKPKPVVVFVHGFKGFKEWGHFNLLADYFAQQGFVFVKLDLSHNGIVVGGSGDLEDLDAFGRNNFSLELDDIGALLDTLFDPKKTPVPAPEADLDCLALVGHSRGGGLALLKTAEDPRVKAVVGWAAISNVNPGWPEPMMQLWEKQGVLHVENSRTGQQMPLYYQIVEDFHTNRLRLDIPHNVRRKLRHRPLLIIHGDQDETVPVERAHELKTLKKDAELLILPNVQHNLGGAHPWQSEDLPTETLQAAEATVEFLRRVL encoded by the coding sequence ATGACTGCTGCCTCCCACCCCGCCCGGCCCGTGCGTCTGGATTTTATCCTGACGGCCCCGCACCACACCCGCTCCTTTGCCGCCGATGCCCGCTACGTGCCCACTGGTAAGCCCAAACCGGTGGTGGTTTTTGTGCATGGCTTCAAGGGATTTAAAGAATGGGGCCACTTCAATCTGCTGGCCGATTACTTTGCCCAACAGGGCTTTGTGTTTGTGAAGCTGGACCTCTCCCACAACGGTATTGTGGTAGGCGGCTCCGGCGACCTGGAAGACCTGGATGCCTTTGGCCGCAACAACTTCTCCCTGGAGCTGGACGATATTGGCGCCCTACTGGATACGCTCTTCGACCCCAAAAAAACGCCTGTTCCGGCCCCGGAAGCCGACCTCGACTGCCTGGCGCTGGTGGGCCACAGTCGGGGTGGCGGCCTGGCGCTGCTGAAAACCGCCGAAGACCCGCGCGTGAAAGCCGTGGTCGGCTGGGCTGCCATCAGCAACGTAAATCCGGGCTGGCCCGAACCCATGATGCAGCTCTGGGAAAAGCAGGGCGTGCTACACGTAGAAAACAGCCGCACCGGCCAGCAAATGCCGCTTTACTACCAGATTGTGGAGGATTTTCACACCAACCGCCTCCGCCTGGACATCCCGCACAATGTGCGCCGCAAGCTGCGCCACCGTCCCCTGCTCATCATCCACGGCGACCAGGACGAAACCGTGCCCGTAGAGCGCGCCCACGAGCTAAAAACCCTAAAAAAAGACGCCGAGCTGCTCATTCTGCCCAACGTGCAGCACAACCTAGGTGGCGCCCACCCCTGGCAGTCAGAAGATTTGCCTACCGAAACCCTACAAGCCGCCGAAGCCACCGTGGAGTTTCTGCGGCGGGTGCTATAA
- the folK gene encoding 2-amino-4-hydroxy-6-hydroxymethyldihydropteridine diphosphokinase produces the protein MKSYPFTTSLLPTAYLLLGSNLGDRAATLREAVQQLHSSAGPVSATSSLYETAPWGLSDQPAFLNQVVQLSTSLPPEQLLAACLQTEQLAGRTRRIRWDARTLDVDILLYDDIVLDTPELIIPHPRLPERRFALVPLAEIAGKVVHPVLKKTVSALLLDCRDKLLVERIN, from the coding sequence TTGAAATCTTACCCTTTCACCACCTCCCTTTTGCCCACTGCCTACCTCCTGCTCGGCTCCAACCTCGGCGACCGGGCCGCCACCCTCCGCGAAGCCGTGCAGCAGCTACACAGCAGCGCCGGCCCCGTAAGCGCCACGTCCAGCCTCTACGAAACCGCCCCCTGGGGCCTCTCCGACCAGCCCGCCTTCCTCAACCAGGTGGTGCAACTGAGCACCTCCCTCCCTCCCGAACAGCTTTTGGCCGCCTGCCTGCAGACCGAGCAGCTGGCCGGCCGCACCCGCCGCATCCGCTGGGACGCCCGCACCCTGGACGTGGATATTCTGCTGTATGATGATATAGTGCTGGACACACCAGAGCTAATTATTCCGCACCCGCGTCTGCCGGAGCGCCGCTTCGCGCTGGTGCCGCTGGCGGAAATTGCAGGGAAAGTCGTGCATCCGGTTTTGAAAAAAACGGTGTCAGCGTTATTATTGGATTGCAGGGATAAGCTTTTAGTTGAGAGAATCAACTGA
- a CDS encoding succinate dehydrogenase/fumarate reductase iron-sulfur subunit, with protein sequence MNLTLKVWRQKNRNAEGGIVDYQVKDISPDMSFLEMLDVLNEDLLRKGEDPVAFDHDCREGICGSCDLYINGRAHGPEKGTTTCQLHMRKFSDGDTITIEPWRANSFPVNKDLSVDRSAFDRIIQAGGYVSINTGGTPDGNEIPIPKDIADRAFEAATCIGCGACVASCKNASAMLFVSAKVSQLALLPQGKVERKTRVENMVAQMDKEGFGACTNIGSCAAECPVGISLENIAILNREFLVAKATSNNLA encoded by the coding sequence ATGAATCTCACGCTGAAAGTGTGGCGGCAGAAAAACCGCAACGCCGAAGGCGGCATCGTGGATTACCAGGTAAAAGACATTTCCCCGGATATGTCGTTCCTGGAAATGCTGGATGTACTCAACGAAGACCTGCTGCGCAAGGGTGAAGACCCCGTAGCCTTCGACCACGACTGCCGCGAAGGCATCTGTGGCTCCTGCGACCTGTACATCAATGGCCGCGCCCACGGCCCGGAGAAAGGCACCACCACGTGCCAGCTGCACATGCGCAAGTTCTCCGATGGCGACACCATCACCATTGAGCCCTGGCGCGCTAATTCCTTCCCCGTAAACAAAGACCTGAGCGTAGACCGCTCGGCCTTTGACCGCATCATTCAGGCGGGCGGCTACGTGAGCATTAACACCGGCGGCACCCCCGACGGCAATGAAATTCCGATTCCGAAGGACATTGCTGACCGCGCGTTTGAAGCCGCTACCTGCATTGGCTGCGGCGCCTGCGTGGCCTCGTGCAAAAATGCTTCGGCTATGCTGTTCGTTTCGGCCAAGGTTAGCCAGCTGGCCCTCCTGCCCCAGGGTAAGGTGGAGCGCAAAACCCGCGTAGAAAACATGGTAGCCCAGATGGACAAGGAAGGCTTTGGCGCCTGCACAAACATCGGCTCGTGCGCAGCGGAGTGCCCGGTAGGTATTTCGCTCGAAAACATTGCCATCCTTAACCGCGAATTCCTGGTGGCCAAAGCCACCTCGAATAACCTTGCGTAA
- a CDS encoding fumarate reductase/succinate dehydrogenase flavoprotein subunit, producing MNLDSKIPEGPLAEKWDKHKFNVKLVNPANKRKYDVIVVGTGLAGASAAASLAELGYNVKAFTYHDSPRRAHSIAAQGGINAAKNYQNDGDSVFRLFYDTIKGGDYRAREANVYRLAQVSVNIIDQCVAQGVPFAREYGGLLANRSFGGAQVSRTFYARGQTGQQLLLGAYSALSRQIAYGKVKMYTRSEMLDLVMVNGKAAGIITRNLITGEIEKHAAHAVVLATGGYGNVFYLSTNAKYCNATAAWRAHKKGAFFANPCFTQIHPTCIPVSGDYQSKLTLMSESLRNDGRVWVPKTVEMAQRLRAGQIRVQDIPEEERDYFLERKYPAFGNLVPRDVASRNAKQMCDEGRGVGGSGLAVYLDFAEIIKRTGADAVAQKYGNLFDMYAKITGENPYEQPMRIYPAVHYTMGGLWVDYNLQTTIPGLYATGECNFSDHGANRLGASALMQGLADGYFVIPYTIGDALAQTPPKPVTTDHPAFAEAEAAVRERVAKLLSINGTRTPDDFHKALGHIMWEYCGMARSAEGLKHAKAEIQKLRREFWSDLKLVGTETEMNQALEKAGRVADFIELGELMVDDALDRNESCGGHFREEYQTPEGEALRDDENYAYVAAWQYVGENQPEVLNKEELKFENVKLTQRSYK from the coding sequence ATGAATCTGGATTCCAAAATCCCCGAGGGCCCTTTGGCCGAGAAGTGGGACAAGCATAAGTTCAACGTTAAGCTCGTGAACCCCGCTAACAAGCGGAAGTACGACGTGATTGTGGTAGGCACGGGCCTGGCCGGCGCTTCGGCAGCCGCCTCGCTGGCTGAGCTGGGCTACAACGTAAAGGCTTTCACCTACCACGATTCGCCCCGCCGCGCGCACTCCATTGCTGCGCAGGGTGGTATCAACGCCGCTAAAAACTACCAGAACGACGGTGACTCTGTGTTCCGCCTGTTCTACGATACTATTAAAGGTGGTGACTACCGCGCCCGCGAAGCCAACGTGTACCGGCTGGCGCAGGTATCGGTCAACATCATCGACCAGTGCGTGGCCCAGGGCGTACCCTTCGCCCGGGAGTACGGCGGACTGCTGGCTAACCGCTCCTTCGGGGGTGCGCAGGTAAGCCGCACGTTCTACGCCCGCGGCCAGACCGGACAGCAGCTGCTGCTGGGCGCCTACTCGGCCCTCTCCCGCCAGATTGCCTATGGCAAGGTGAAGATGTACACCCGCTCCGAAATGCTGGATCTGGTGATGGTGAACGGCAAAGCGGCCGGCATCATTACCCGCAACCTGATTACGGGCGAGATTGAAAAGCACGCGGCCCACGCCGTAGTGCTGGCTACGGGCGGCTACGGCAACGTATTCTACCTGAGCACCAACGCCAAGTACTGCAACGCCACTGCCGCGTGGCGGGCGCACAAGAAGGGCGCGTTCTTCGCCAACCCTTGTTTCACCCAGATTCACCCTACCTGTATTCCCGTATCCGGCGACTACCAGTCTAAGTTGACGCTGATGTCGGAGTCGCTGCGGAACGATGGCCGCGTGTGGGTGCCCAAAACCGTAGAAATGGCCCAGCGCCTGCGCGCCGGCCAGATTCGGGTGCAGGACATTCCCGAGGAAGAGCGTGACTACTTCCTGGAGCGCAAATACCCCGCCTTCGGTAACCTGGTACCACGCGACGTAGCTTCGCGCAACGCCAAGCAAATGTGCGACGAAGGCCGTGGCGTAGGTGGTTCCGGCCTGGCTGTGTACCTGGATTTCGCCGAAATCATTAAGCGCACCGGCGCTGATGCGGTGGCCCAGAAATACGGCAACCTGTTCGATATGTACGCCAAGATTACCGGCGAGAACCCCTACGAGCAGCCCATGCGCATTTACCCGGCCGTGCACTATACCATGGGCGGCCTGTGGGTAGACTACAACCTGCAAACCACCATTCCCGGCCTGTACGCTACCGGCGAGTGCAACTTTTCTGACCACGGCGCCAACCGCCTCGGCGCTTCGGCCCTGATGCAGGGTCTGGCCGATGGCTACTTCGTGATTCCCTACACCATTGGGGATGCCCTGGCCCAGACGCCGCCCAAGCCTGTGACTACCGACCACCCGGCCTTTGCCGAGGCCGAAGCGGCAGTGCGTGAGCGGGTGGCCAAGTTGCTCAGCATTAACGGCACGCGCACGCCCGATGATTTCCACAAGGCCCTGGGCCATATTATGTGGGAGTATTGCGGCATGGCCCGCAGCGCCGAAGGTCTGAAGCACGCGAAAGCAGAGATTCAGAAGCTGCGCCGCGAGTTCTGGAGCGACCTGAAACTGGTAGGTACTGAAACCGAAATGAACCAGGCCCTGGAGAAAGCCGGCCGCGTTGCCGACTTTATTGAGCTGGGCGAGCTGATGGTGGACGACGCCCTGGACCGCAACGAAAGCTGCGGCGGCCACTTCCGTGAGGAATACCAGACGCCCGAAGGCGAAGCCCTGCGCGACGACGAGAATTACGCCTACGTAGCTGCCTGGCAGTACGTGGGAGAGAATCAGCCGGAAGTCCTGAACAAGGAAGAGCTGAAGTTCGAAAACGTGAAGCTCACCCAGCGCAGCTATAAGTAG
- a CDS encoding polyprenyl synthetase family protein: protein MTIKLDQIQAPIAAEMAEFEKKFRASMQTRVLLLDKIMGYIVKRKGKQIRPMFVFFTAKISGGDPLPDATFRGAALIELLHTATLVHDDVVDESNYRRGFFSVNALWKNKIAVLVGDYLLSRGLLLALNNDDYDLLKIVSNAVRELSEGELLQIEKARRLDITEDVYFEIIRQKTASLIASCCAVGAASAGADKETIERARLFGEKVGIAFQIKDDLFDYGTAEIGKPVGIDIKEKKMTLPLIYSLQQADWLTKRRVIYNVKNNDGRKDRVQQVIDFVRQTGGLEYAIQTMKRYRDEALTILRTFPESPSRTSLEQLINYTIEREL, encoded by the coding sequence ATGACTATAAAGCTGGACCAGATACAGGCCCCAATCGCGGCCGAAATGGCGGAATTCGAAAAGAAATTCCGGGCGTCCATGCAAACGCGGGTGCTGCTCCTGGATAAAATCATGGGCTACATTGTGAAGCGCAAGGGCAAGCAGATCCGGCCCATGTTTGTGTTCTTCACGGCCAAAATCAGTGGCGGCGACCCGCTGCCCGATGCCACCTTCCGCGGCGCGGCCCTTATTGAACTGCTGCACACGGCCACGCTGGTGCACGATGATGTGGTGGACGAGAGCAACTACCGCCGGGGTTTTTTCTCGGTGAATGCCCTCTGGAAAAACAAAATTGCCGTGCTGGTAGGCGACTACCTGCTTTCCCGCGGCCTGCTGCTGGCCCTCAACAACGACGACTACGACCTGCTCAAGATTGTGAGCAACGCCGTGCGGGAGCTGAGCGAAGGTGAACTGCTGCAGATTGAAAAAGCCCGCCGCCTGGATATTACCGAGGACGTGTACTTCGAGATTATCCGCCAGAAAACGGCCTCCCTCATTGCCTCCTGCTGCGCCGTGGGCGCCGCCTCGGCCGGGGCCGATAAGGAAACCATTGAGCGCGCCCGCCTTTTTGGGGAGAAAGTAGGCATTGCCTTCCAGATTAAAGACGACCTGTTCGACTACGGCACCGCCGAAATCGGCAAGCCCGTGGGCATCGATATCAAGGAGAAAAAGATGACGCTGCCCCTCATTTACTCCCTGCAGCAGGCCGACTGGCTGACCAAGCGCCGCGTGATTTACAACGTGAAAAACAACGACGGCCGCAAAGACCGGGTGCAGCAGGTTATTGACTTTGTGCGACAGACCGGCGGGCTGGAATACGCCATTCAAACCATGAAGCGCTACCGCGACGAGGCGCTTACCATCCTGCGCACTTTCCCTGAGTCTCCGTCCCGCACTTCCCTGGAACAACTGATCAATTACACCATTGAGCGGGAGCTCTAA
- the fabD gene encoding ACP S-malonyltransferase codes for MKAVIFPGQGSQFSGMGRELYEQHAEAKRLMDQANEILGFSLTDIMFSGSEEDLRRTDVTQPAIFLHSVALAAVIPGLKPDMVAGHSLGEFSALVAAKVLKFEDALRLVAQRAQAMQAACQEQPGTMAAILGLDDDTTARICQEISAAGNIVVPANYNCPGQLVVSGSQRGIEQACEQLKAAGAKRALPLPVGGAFHSPLMQSAEAALAQAIAKTTFSAGICLIYQNVDAAPHTDPDEIRENLVRQLTAPVRWTQSVQRMVQDGATEFVECGPGKVLQGLVKKIAPEAAVSSAAV; via the coding sequence GTGAAAGCAGTCATTTTTCCCGGTCAGGGCAGCCAGTTCAGCGGCATGGGCCGTGAGCTGTACGAGCAGCACGCCGAAGCCAAGCGCCTGATGGACCAGGCCAACGAAATCCTGGGTTTCTCCCTCACCGACATCATGTTCTCGGGCTCCGAGGAAGACCTGCGCCGCACCGACGTAACGCAGCCCGCCATTTTCTTGCACTCCGTAGCCCTGGCCGCCGTAATCCCCGGTTTGAAACCTGATATGGTAGCGGGGCACTCCCTGGGCGAGTTTTCGGCGCTGGTAGCCGCCAAAGTGCTGAAGTTTGAAGATGCCCTGCGCCTGGTAGCCCAGCGCGCCCAGGCCATGCAGGCCGCCTGCCAGGAGCAGCCCGGCACCATGGCCGCCATTCTCGGGCTTGATGATGATACTACCGCCCGCATCTGCCAGGAAATTTCAGCAGCCGGCAACATTGTAGTCCCCGCCAACTATAACTGCCCCGGCCAGCTGGTAGTATCCGGCTCGCAGCGCGGCATTGAGCAGGCCTGTGAGCAGCTGAAAGCTGCCGGAGCCAAGCGCGCCCTGCCACTGCCCGTGGGCGGCGCGTTCCACTCCCCGCTGATGCAGTCGGCGGAAGCGGCCTTGGCCCAGGCCATTGCCAAAACCACCTTCTCGGCCGGCATTTGCCTCATTTACCAGAACGTAGACGCCGCCCCCCACACCGACCCCGACGAAATCCGGGAAAACCTGGTGCGCCAGCTCACAGCCCCTGTCCGCTGGACGCAAAGCGTGCAGCGCATGGTGCAGGACGGTGCTACGGAGTTTGTAGAGTGCGGCCCCGGCAAAGTGCTGCAGGGTTTGGTAAAGAAGATTGCTCCGGAAGCGGCTGTTAGTTCGGCTGCGGTGTAG
- a CDS encoding succinate dehydrogenase cytochrome b subunit, with protein sequence MSWISKTFSSSIGRKIIMSITGLFLCSFLVVHLVGNLQLFKDDNGAAFNAYSEFMSHNTVIRTMELVLVLGFGFHIYEGLVLAAKNRAARGSKYVSDHIEQNSKWYSRSMALLGTLVLFFLIVHLYNFLGSLRFTDNPVDAAGNEDAYLLVVKAFSNPFYVLLYVAALVALCYHLMHGFQSAFQTLGLNHRKYTPVIKVIGYAFSVIVCVGFAAMPIYFYFFK encoded by the coding sequence ATGAGTTGGATTAGTAAAACGTTTTCCAGCAGCATTGGTCGCAAGATCATCATGTCCATCACGGGCTTGTTTTTGTGCTCTTTTCTGGTGGTGCACCTCGTGGGCAACCTCCAGCTGTTTAAAGACGATAACGGCGCGGCGTTCAACGCCTACTCCGAGTTCATGAGTCATAACACCGTCATCCGGACGATGGAGTTGGTGCTGGTGCTGGGCTTCGGCTTTCACATTTACGAAGGCCTGGTGCTGGCCGCCAAAAACCGCGCTGCCCGGGGCAGCAAATACGTTTCTGACCACATTGAGCAGAATAGCAAATGGTACTCGCGCAGCATGGCACTGCTGGGCACCCTGGTGCTGTTCTTTCTGATTGTGCACCTCTACAACTTCTTGGGCTCCCTGCGCTTTACGGATAACCCCGTGGATGCCGCCGGCAATGAGGATGCCTACCTGCTGGTGGTAAAAGCTTTCAGCAACCCGTTCTACGTGCTTTTGTACGTGGCCGCGCTGGTGGCTCTGTGCTACCACCTGATGCACGGTTTTCAGAGTGCTTTTCAGACGCTGGGGCTTAACCACCGCAAGTACACGCCTGTCATTAAAGTAATTGGTTACGCCTTTTCGGTGATTGTATGCGTCGGCTTTGCCGCCATGCCGATTTACTTCTACTTTTTTAAATAA
- a CDS encoding gliding motility-associated C-terminal domain-containing protein, whose amino-acid sequence MTQQLLIGWRPSRHLFTILLLLAALLSFEAQATHIRAGDIQAKTDTTANRDPRRVFFKMVLYTDPTSGADTDDTETIFFGDGTSSGVNAIVRSSRTFLGNNIYRNVYYFEHTYNAPKSYVVSFVGELRQGGIANMSNSKDLSFYIGTRITIDPVLGINHSPVLNAPPIDLATTNQVFLHNPAASDEDGDSLAYRLAPSQYVVGDVAGGISTGNIPRPVVVPNYAYPNAQSVSPNGKQVAFPAGNPPPTIGGPATFTIDALTGQLVWNSPSVAGLYNVVIIVEEWRRDAGGRRLIGEVIRDMQIIVNPTNNQRPILEIPRDICVVAGDSVRGVIRATDPDGNPIDLTAFGGLFSRIPIASPAEKKTFRAQFQQTRRNSPATGRFRWLTTCADVARLPYQVLFRAVDVPTDGETPLIDERVWRITVVGPPPQNLKANGQGAAINLTWDKYGCQNATRILIFRREGPANFQPDTCNPGIPASAGYVQVGSVSDDLTSFVDNNNGRGLERGKNYCYRIYAEYPLPAGGKSLVSKEVCVELVGRPILLTNVTVERTSKTSGAIKVIWTKPNVTKGGFAPPVGYNLYRAEGINPASTTFSRVQSFTNINDTVYVDSGLNTADKAFTYRIEFTHKSGPTAQDSIVHERPAPASSVRLETAATPTRDGIVLNWNYQVPWDNTVRPTRIYRREPCTPGYTLLTTVSSGSTTGTYTDNSMGAVKAGQLYCYYVETDGEYKTPLIGPLLNKSQESCILTPPVLKLQPINCDSLAALPFFPNGSKPYSNRLSWTVDTSTPGCNSSVSYYRIYYSPTQSANPADFRLIDSTQTTSYVHANLETSAACYYVVAVAKELSLVSAPSNIACHDACLFFLLPNIFTPNGDGKNDTFRPKLASPIRRTKFTAFNRWGVKVYESDKNPLIEWNGTNKTVTEGNNSPSSRVVDGLYFYQAEVEFADFANTKKTYKGWVQITR is encoded by the coding sequence ATGACGCAGCAACTACTCATCGGTTGGAGGCCCTCCCGACACCTATTTACTATACTCCTGCTACTGGCTGCCCTACTAAGCTTTGAAGCTCAGGCCACGCACATCCGCGCCGGTGATATTCAGGCCAAGACGGATACCACCGCCAACCGGGACCCCCGGCGGGTATTCTTTAAGATGGTGCTGTACACGGACCCCACCTCCGGCGCCGACACCGACGATACCGAAACCATTTTCTTTGGTGATGGAACCTCCAGCGGCGTAAATGCCATAGTGCGCTCCAGCCGTACCTTCCTGGGTAATAATATTTACCGGAACGTTTATTATTTCGAGCATACCTACAACGCTCCCAAAAGCTATGTGGTAAGTTTTGTGGGCGAGCTTCGCCAGGGAGGAATTGCCAACATGAGCAATTCCAAAGACCTGTCGTTTTATATCGGTACCCGCATCACCATTGATCCGGTGCTGGGAATCAACCACTCGCCGGTGCTTAACGCGCCGCCCATTGACTTGGCCACTACCAACCAGGTATTCCTGCACAACCCGGCTGCTTCAGATGAGGATGGCGACAGCCTCGCCTATCGGCTGGCCCCCAGCCAGTACGTGGTGGGGGATGTGGCCGGCGGCATCAGCACCGGCAATATTCCGCGCCCGGTGGTGGTGCCCAACTACGCGTACCCCAACGCACAGAGTGTTTCGCCGAACGGCAAGCAGGTGGCTTTCCCGGCCGGCAACCCGCCCCCAACCATTGGCGGGCCGGCCACCTTTACTATTGATGCTTTAACCGGCCAGCTGGTGTGGAACTCGCCCAGCGTGGCCGGTTTATATAACGTGGTTATTATTGTGGAAGAGTGGCGGCGCGATGCCGGCGGGCGGCGCCTGATTGGGGAAGTGATTCGCGACATGCAGATCATTGTTAACCCCACCAATAACCAGCGGCCTATACTGGAAATCCCGCGCGATATCTGCGTGGTGGCCGGCGACTCTGTGCGGGGTGTTATCCGGGCCACGGACCCCGACGGTAACCCCATTGATCTAACCGCTTTCGGCGGCCTGTTCTCCCGTATTCCTATTGCCTCCCCGGCAGAGAAAAAGACGTTCCGTGCCCAGTTTCAGCAGACCCGCCGCAACTCCCCGGCCACCGGCCGCTTCCGCTGGCTTACTACCTGCGCCGATGTAGCCCGTCTGCCTTACCAGGTGCTGTTCCGGGCGGTAGACGTACCCACGGACGGTGAAACACCCCTGATTGACGAGCGGGTCTGGCGCATTACAGTGGTAGGGCCACCGCCCCAAAACCTGAAGGCCAACGGCCAAGGGGCGGCTATTAACCTGACATGGGATAAATACGGATGCCAGAACGCAACCCGGATTCTGATTTTCCGGCGCGAAGGCCCGGCTAACTTCCAGCCTGATACCTGTAATCCAGGCATTCCAGCTTCGGCTGGCTACGTCCAAGTAGGGTCAGTTTCCGATGACCTTACCTCTTTTGTGGATAATAACAATGGCCGAGGGCTGGAACGCGGCAAAAACTACTGCTACCGCATCTATGCTGAATATCCCTTGCCGGCTGGTGGCAAAAGCTTGGTTTCAAAAGAAGTATGTGTGGAATTGGTCGGCCGACCCATTCTACTCACCAACGTGACCGTAGAGCGTACCAGCAAGACCAGCGGCGCCATAAAGGTTATCTGGACTAAGCCTAACGTTACTAAGGGTGGCTTCGCGCCACCAGTGGGCTACAATCTGTACCGGGCAGAAGGTATTAACCCCGCATCTACCACATTCTCGCGGGTGCAGAGCTTTACCAATATCAATGACACTGTATACGTGGATAGTGGCCTGAATACAGCAGATAAAGCCTTCACCTACCGCATCGAGTTTACCCATAAGAGCGGCCCCACAGCCCAGGATAGTATTGTGCATGAGCGCCCGGCGCCGGCCTCTTCTGTGCGCCTGGAAACGGCTGCTACGCCCACCCGCGACGGTATTGTGTTGAATTGGAACTACCAGGTGCCCTGGGATAATACTGTGCGGCCCACTCGCATTTACCGCCGTGAGCCTTGCACTCCGGGCTACACTCTTCTCACCACGGTATCCAGTGGCAGCACCACCGGAACTTACACGGACAATAGTATGGGAGCCGTTAAAGCTGGGCAGTTGTATTGTTATTATGTGGAAACTGATGGGGAATATAAGACTCCGCTAATTGGGCCGCTGCTGAACAAAAGCCAGGAAAGTTGCATTCTGACGCCGCCGGTGCTCAAGCTACAGCCCATTAACTGCGACAGTCTGGCGGCTCTGCCTTTCTTCCCTAATGGCAGCAAGCCCTACAGCAACCGCCTTTCCTGGACCGTAGATACCAGCACGCCTGGCTGCAACAGCAGCGTTTCCTACTACCGGATATACTACAGCCCCACACAAAGCGCCAACCCCGCCGACTTTCGGCTGATTGACTCCACGCAAACCACCAGCTACGTGCACGCCAACCTGGAAACCTCGGCTGCGTGCTACTACGTGGTGGCCGTGGCCAAGGAGCTGAGCCTGGTGAGCGCGCCCAGCAACATTGCCTGCCACGATGCTTGCCTGTTCTTCCTGTTGCCTAACATCTTCACGCCCAACGGCGACGGCAAGAACGACACCTTCCGGCCCAAGCTGGCCAGCCCCATCCGGCGCACCAAGTTCACGGCCTTCAACCGCTGGGGCGTGAAAGTGTATGAGAGCGACAAGAACCCACTGATTGAGTGGAACGGCACCAACAAAACCGTGACCGAGGGCAACAATAGCCCCAGCTCGCGCGTGGTGGATGGTCTGTATTTCTATCAGGCAGAAGTGGAGTTTGCGGACTTCGCCAACACCAAGAAAACCTACAAAGGCTGGGTGCAGATTACCCGTTAA
- a CDS encoding aldose epimerase family protein has translation MPTASSFVTTTDGTEVQLFTLTNAHGVQVSITNYGGTITRLLVPDKAGQLGDVVLGFDNMRGYQSPEYRKAGPYFGALIGRYANRIAQGKFTLDGKAYTLAQNNGANTLHGGQQGFDKVLWQAQPGSSTEGQTLTLKYRSPDGEEGYPGNLDVTVVYTLTKDDALQIDYTATTDKATPVNLTNHAYFNLSNDPDILGHVVTMPADRYTVVDAGLIPTGELRPVKGTPFDFTAPHAIGERISQVPGGYDHNWVLNETQGLHAAAQVYEPTTGRTMEVRTTEPGIQFYTGNFLDGTLKGKEGKVYGQHAGFCLETQHFPDSPNQPAFPNTILQPGEIFKSTTIYQFGVRS, from the coding sequence GTGCCCACTGCCTCATCTTTTGTTACTACTACAGATGGCACGGAAGTGCAGCTCTTTACCCTGACGAACGCCCACGGGGTGCAGGTAAGCATTACCAACTACGGGGGCACCATCACCCGCCTGCTCGTGCCTGATAAAGCCGGCCAGCTGGGCGACGTGGTGCTGGGCTTCGATAACATGCGCGGCTACCAGAGCCCCGAGTACCGGAAGGCAGGGCCGTATTTCGGCGCACTCATCGGCCGCTACGCCAACCGCATTGCCCAGGGTAAATTCACCCTCGATGGTAAGGCATACACCCTGGCCCAAAACAACGGCGCCAATACGCTGCACGGCGGCCAACAGGGCTTTGATAAAGTCCTCTGGCAAGCCCAGCCGGGCAGCTCCACCGAAGGCCAGACGCTCACGCTGAAATACCGGAGCCCGGACGGGGAGGAAGGCTACCCGGGCAATCTGGACGTCACCGTCGTCTACACGCTTACCAAAGACGATGCGCTGCAGATCGACTACACCGCTACCACCGATAAAGCTACCCCCGTCAACCTGACCAACCACGCCTACTTCAACCTGAGCAACGACCCCGACATCCTGGGCCATGTGGTAACGATGCCGGCCGACCGCTACACGGTGGTGGACGCGGGCCTGATTCCCACCGGGGAGCTGCGTCCGGTCAAAGGCACGCCCTTCGACTTCACTGCCCCCCACGCCATTGGCGAGCGGATCAGCCAGGTGCCCGGCGGCTATGATCATAACTGGGTCTTAAATGAAACTCAAGGCTTGCACGCGGCCGCGCAGGTCTACGAGCCCACTACCGGCCGAACCATGGAAGTACGCACCACCGAGCCGGGCATCCAGTTCTACACCGGCAATTTTCTGGATGGCACCTTGAAAGGGAAAGAGGGGAAAGTATACGGCCAGCACGCGGGCTTCTGCCTAGAAACCCAGCACTTTCCCGACTCCCCCAACCAACCGGCCTTTCCCAACACCATCCTCCAACCCGGGGAAATCTTTAAATCGACGACTATTTACCAGTTTGGGGTTCGTTCCTAA